A genomic window from Colletotrichum destructivum chromosome 7, complete sequence includes:
- a CDS encoding Putative metal-dependent hydrolase, composite domain superfamily, guanine deaminase — translation MGDMIQDLPPAASSSSSPSPSSTSPATRRNQLFLGTFVHSKTRETLEYLHDAAVCVDESGTIVAVETGYDLARAEAELLPRLGWEMGHVEVNVGRDGQFFFPGFIDTHVHASQYPNVGIFGKSTLLDWLNTYTFPLESSLKDLAKARRVYTACVRRTLAHGTTTSAYFATIDVDATNLLADICLALGQRAFVGRVCMDRDGLCPDYYRDESPADSLRKTRQTVDHIRSIDPAFDIVAPILTPRFAPACSREAMRGLADMQEELGLLAQTHVSENEGEIELVQQLYPESESYTDVYDAQGLLSERMILAHAIHLSEKEARTIADRGAKVSHCPCSNSSITSGAAQVRWLWDMGIDVGLGTDMSGGYSPSILDAARQAALVSRHVAMGLRGHERERAKLTVEEVLYLATRGGAHVVGLRDRVGAFEVGMQWDAQLVGLPLVDEDGGQGDGGGNVDVFGWESWEDRVAKWLYNGDDRNTKMVWVKGRLVHSAR, via the exons ATGGGCGATATGATCCAGGACCTGCCCCCCGcggcctcttcttcttcttctccgtctccttcttccacATCACCGGCGACACGGCGGAACCAGCTCTTTCTCGGCACCTTTGTGCACTCCAAGACGAGGGAGACGCTCGAGTATCTTCACGATGCCGCCGTGTGCGTCGACGAGTCGGGTACcattgtcgccgtcgagacggGATACGACCTGGCAAGGGCTgaggccgagctgctccCCCGCCTAGGGTGGGAGATGGGCCATGTCGAGGTCAATGTGGGGAGGGACGGCCAGTTCTTCTTCCCTGGCTTTATCG ACACCCACGTCCACGCCTCGCAGTACCCCAACGTCGGCATCTTTGGCAAATCCACCCTGCTCGACTGGCTCAACACCTACACATTCCCCCTCGAGTCGAGCCTCAAGGACCTCGCCAAGGCGAGGCGCGTCTACACCGCCTGCGTGCGCCGCACCCTCGCTCacggcaccaccacctcggCCTACTTCGCCaccatcgacgtcgacgccacGAACCTGCTGGCCGACATCTGCCTGGCCCTAGGCCAGCGCGCCTTCGTCGGCCGCGTGTGCATGGACCGCGACGGCCTGTGTCCCGACTACTACCGCGACGAGTCGCCCGCGGACTCGCTGCGGAAGACGAGGCAGACGGTCGACCACATACGCTCCATCGACCCGGCCTTTGACATCGTCGCCCCCATCCTGACGCCGCGCTTCGCCCCGGCCTGCTCGCGCGAGGCCATGAGGGGCCTGGCCGACATgcaggaggagctcggcctgctcgcgcAGACGCACGTCTCGGAGAACGAGGGCGAGATCGAGCTTGTGCAGCAGCTCTACCCGGAGAGCGAGAGCTACACCGACGTCTACGACGCCCAGGGCCTGCTGAGCGAGCGCATGATCCTCGCCCACGCCATCCACCTgtcggagaaggaggcccgcaccatcgccgaccgCGGCGCAAAGGTCTCGCACTGCCCctgcagcaacagcagcatcacGAGCGGCGCCGCTCAGGTGCGCTGGCTGTGGGACATGggcatcgacgtcggcctcggcaccgacATGAGCGGCGGCTACAGCCCGagcatcctcgacgccgcgcggCAGGCCGCCCTCGTGTCGCGGCACGTCGCCATGGGGCTGCGCGGCcacgagagggagagggccAAGCtgacggtcgaggaggtgcTGTACCTCGCCACGAGGGGCGGCGCCCACGTCGTCGGGCTGCGGGACAGGGTCGGCGCGTTCGAGGTCGGCATGCAGTGGGACGCGCAGCTGGTCGGCctgcccctcgtcgacgaggacggcgggcagggcgacggcggcggcaacgtcgacGTCTTTGGGTGGGAGAGCTGGGAGGACCGGGTGGCCAAGTGGCTTtacaacggcgacgaccgGAACACCAAGATGGTCTGGGTCAAGGGGCGGCTGGTGCACTCGGCGAGGTag
- a CDS encoding Putative intradiol ring-cleavage dioxygenase, core: MQFQLFTLAAAALLSGVAVAHPGHHDAPSHAEIARRSNLAKRCSVQAGQFAEVRKKRAAERRSLVSRSLPPVRRDTNVTIHTEGPHYSTIQNDTCVLTPEVTKGPYVWPRSQTLRQDMSEDQVGVPLYLDIGVLNVNTCEVMPDVLVDLWHCNATGSYSSFTHHNPDTPFEELLEQLNVTIGPDLDLHTDDTTWLRGIWPTDANGIMEMKTVFPGFYVERTIHIHAQVHTDWSVRSNGTVVASNVVSTGQLFFDEDLSRQIMALEPYVGHTEINRTTNDVDTIFADESAGNWNPNMVVEPLDGEDVTKGMLAYITIGVEA; this comes from the exons ATGCAGTTCCAGCTCTTtaccctcgccgccgccgcccttctctCGGGCGTGGCCGTAGCTCACCCGGGACACCACGACGCCCCGAGTCACGCGGAGATCGCCCGCCGCTCGAACCTCGCGAAGCGCTGCTCCGTCCAGGCCGGCCAGTTCGCCGAGGTTCGCaagaagcgcgccgccgagaggcgCTCACTCGTCAGCCGCTCGCTCCCTCCCGTCCGGCGCGACACGAACGTCACCATACACACCGAGGGCCCTCACTACAGCACCATCCAGAACGACACGTGCGTCCTGACCCCCGAGGTCACCAAGGGCCCCTACGTCTGGCCGCGCTCGCAGACGCTACGCCAGGACATGAGCGAGGACCAGGTCGGCGTCCCGCTGTACCTGGACATTGGCGTCCTCAACGTCAACACGTGCGAGGTTATGCCTGACGTCCTGGTCGACCTGTGGCACTGCAATGCC ACCGGATCCTACAGCTCCTTCACGCACCACAACCCCGACACCCCcttcgaggagctcctcgaaCAGCTCAACGTTACCATTGGCCCGGACCTGGACCTCCACACCGACGACACCACCTGGCTGCGCGGCATCTGGCCCACGgacgccaacggcatcaTGGAGATGAAGACCGTCTTCCCCGGCTTCTACGTCGAGCGCACCATCCACATCCACGCACAGGTCCACACCGACTGGTCCGTCCGCAgcaacggcaccgtcgtcgcctccaACGTCGTCAGCACCGGccagctcttcttcgacgaggacctcaGCCGGCAGATCATGGCGCTCGAGCCCTACGTCGGCCACACCGAGATCAACCGCACCACCAACGATGTCGACACCATCTTCGCCGACGAGTCCGCGGGCAACTGGAACCCCAACATGGTCGTCGagcccctcgacggcgaggacgtcaCCAAGGGGATGCTGGCTTACATCACCATTGGCGTTGAGGCGTAG